AAATATCGCCCATCACGCTCAATTCCTCAACAAAAACCATCAATAAATTGAGTTGCTAAGCACAGCAAAGTCGGCGAGATCTTCACACACTAACAGCAAAACCAGCAATGGGAGCTACAGGAGCTGCCGTCTACGGCGCGCACCTCAAGAGTAACACCCTATGTTTCAATTGCTCGAGTTCAAATCCCCCACCGAGAGCGCTCCATCGCATTGATCAGAGGAAGCCCATGTTGCTAGCCTTCTCGAATAGGAAAAGTTTGAAGAAATTTAGCAGAATCGCTTGCTCAGCTATCGAAGATGTCACGAAGAAGCAGCTGGAAGTCGGCGGCGGCAGCTTGAATGTCGCTGCTGAAGATAGACCCGGTAAAGTTGACTGCTTTTGTTGATATTGTTAGGGTCAAATTGTTGACAAGCAATATCTACGAATTTAGGTTTCGATTGCTTGTGTGTGTTTTTGTAGAGTTCTTGATTTGgcgatttttatttttggttatgTGAAATGAGTTAGGTTCAAATTGGTAATAGTGATTAGCGAAATGAGCTCTATTTGATCATGGCGCTTTATAGTATTTTGAAGGTATTTTGTCTTGGCTTATGTAGGCATAGTTGACATGTAAAATTatctgaaaaaaaattgaagtacAAGCATTGCTTGGGGTGCTGATTTTGAAGCATGGTAATGTTTCTAGTTGCAATTAGAGCTACGAAAACTAGATACTCAATGTAAATATTGGAAGGATGTCGTATTTTGGGAAACCGGGAAACCATTCACCGTGACTTGGTTGCGTAGCTCTAATCTATTCCACATCTAGCATTTAGATTATCCCAAATTCATGAATTTGGTGTATGCAAACACCATGGCATGTATTAGCGATTTGGAAAAGCTGGATGcaattgaaagaaaagaaaatacttCAAGTTATGGCACTTAATTTTCCTAAGTTGCCTTATGTGAATGACTAGAAAGAGGGGTAAAAGATTCAAACTTCGTTTTGAAACCAACTCAGTCGGTTCAATGGGAGGATCACCCTCCCAATTCGAAGTTTTTGGAAGATATGGGCTGATGTCGGACTATGGGTCAATTGCTTGTATCAATTAtctaaatatctaaatatttCTGTTTCCATTGGTTAATTATATCTGTCTATGCACATTGTCGTTTGCATATGCTGTTCTACATCTCAACTTGGTCTGAATGTCTTTTTTAAGATGGCAAACAGGGTTGTGTTAGATGAGAGATAAAATTGTGTTATTTGATTATGACATCAACATTACAAGtattggagcttataagctcaacatcTTAAAAGAGATtcaagcttataagctcctgtAAATAGGCTTAGCCAAACACCTCTTTGATAAAAAATTGACCTCAAACTTCTCGTATTCACTCAATAATCTTTGATCCTTTAGATGTCTACCCATATCACTTATAATCTTCATAAGTGTGTTCTTGTAGGATATTTCCAATTTtaaatgcttttttttttcaactgcCCTAGTTCAATTTCTGTACTTTTCCTAGGTGTACTTCAGATTCTAAAATATGTTTCTTGTGCTACAGAGTCTAGTGTGAACAATGAGTCGGAAGATGGAGGAAATTTTATTTACAATTTCCTTTACCCTAGTAAAGAGCTTCTCCCAGATGATAAGGAGATGAGTATATATGACCATCTAGAGGAGTTGAGAACGAGACTCTTTGTGTCAGTTGTGGCTGTTGGAGCCGCTATGGTTGGTTGTTTTGCATTTTCTAAGGAACTCATTATGTTTCTTGAAAAGCCGGTGAGCGAGCAAGGAGTTCGCTTTCTACAATTAGCTCCTGGAGAATTTTTCTTTACATCCCTGAAGGTTTGAGATCATTCTACGCTTTTTCTTCAGTTAATTGAATCACTATGtctttttcttcatttaatTGAGCCACTATGTCATAATTTTACTTTCCTAAGCACTAAAACTAGAAAATACTACTCTTCAAATCTTTCATTCACTTGGTGAATTTACAGGATTCTGATTTGCTGAAAGTGCAACTTTTATTACACAAGTCACACCTCATTTATTGTATGATTCTTTTAACCTTAATAGAAGttgttatttttcttttatcattCCTTTGTAATGTTTAATCATCTTCAGTTTTGAAGTTCAAACTATTTATTCCCTTGAAATGTTTTGTTTTGGTGTTATGGTTGATCAAAGTGGAAAAAAGATTATACGGAAATATTTTTGGTGATCTCCATTGTGGTGGTCTTGAGTAAACTTAGAAGTTAGAACCAAAGTCTCCAATTTGCGATTGTTTGAGCCGTTGTGACCTACTGCCAGTCCAAGAAAAGTTACTCGTGTTAAAAAGATTTTGCAGCCCTCAACAGCTTTTGTGCACTAAGACAATATCACCTTCCATGCAGGTATCGGGATACTGCAGCCTTCTGGTGGGCAGTCCCATAATCCTCTATGAGATCATAGCCTTTATTCTCCCAGGGTTGACAAAGGATGAGAGAAGAT
The genomic region above belongs to Salvia miltiorrhiza cultivar Shanhuang (shh) chromosome 5, IMPLAD_Smil_shh, whole genome shotgun sequence and contains:
- the LOC131025115 gene encoding sec-independent protein translocase protein TATC, chloroplastic, with product MGATGAAVYGAHLKSNTLCFNCSSSNPPPRALHRIDQRKPMLLAFSNRKSLKKFSRIACSAIEDVTKKQLEVGGGSLNVAAEDRPESSVNNESEDGGNFIYNFLYPSKELLPDDKEMSIYDHLEELRTRLFVSVVAVGAAMVGCFAFSKELIMFLEKPVSEQGVRFLQLAPGEFFFTSLKVSGYCSLLVGSPIILYEIIAFILPGLTKDERRFLGPIVLGSSILFYIGIAFSYYVLTPAALTFFVSYAEGVVESLWSIDQYFEFILVLMFSTGLSFQVPVIQLLLGQVGLVSSEQMFSIWRYVVVGSVIAAAILTPSTDPLTQMLLAFPLMGLYLGGAWTVKLLGR